CTGAATTGCGGTAGCGGAATCGGCTCGAAAGACGGCTGGAAAGTGCTTCATGCCAAACCACGCCCGGGTTCTTCAGCGTCGATTTTTCCCAGCCAAGCTGGAAACCGAAGGTGTCGGTTCAATTTTCAACACCCTGTTAGGCCCGATCGACCCGCAGTATCCCCAGGATCGCAGATAAATTGAACATCACCATCGTCATGGCCGGGTACGGTGAAGGCGGCCTTGAAAAGCACGTGGTCGAACTGGCAAACGGCCTGATGCGCCACAAGAACGGCATCCAGGTCAGCGTCATCGCAGACCCGATGTACGGCGCGCGTTTCGCACAAGGTGTCACCTTCATGCCTTTTGCATTCTCGAGCAGCCGGCGAAACCCGATTGCGCTGTTCCGGCTCTGGCGCACGATGAGACGCACCCGTCCAGATATCGTCCACGCCCATGGCAACAAGGCGGCTAGCATGGTTGGACGCCTGCTTCCCCTGCTCAAGGTCCGCAGCGTGGCAACCTTGCACAGCCGGAAGAAGAACGTCCGCATGTTTCATGCATTCGAACGCGTCATCGCCGTCAGCCAAGTATCCACCGTAAACGTCGCGCATCCGGCGGTCCGCATCGTCTATAACGGTGTTGCGCTTCCCGACGGCCATGCTATGGCGTCGGACGAAGCCTGGCATCACGCGCCGCGCGGCAAACGCGTCATCGCAGTGGGTCGCCTCGTCCCCGTCAAGGGCTTTGACCTGCTGATCGAGGCCTGGCGCACAATCGATGCATCCCTGCTCATTCTCGGCGAAGGCTTCGAGCGCCCTCGCCTGGAACAACTGATCGTTAGCAACGGCCTGAGCGACCGTGTTCGGCTGGCAGGGCACCAGTGCGACGTCCTGCCATACATGCGCAGTGCCGACCTCATGGTCATCTCATCCCGCTACGAAGGCTGCCCATACGTGCTGATTGAGGCGCTGCAGCATGACCTACCCGTGGTGTCGACCCGTGTCGGTGTCATGCCAGAGCTGCTGCCCGCCCAGGCACTCTGCGATGTGGAGGACCCCGGTTCGCTGGCCGGCACGATCAAGTCGGCACTAAAGGATTCAGGAGCCTTCAGGGCACAGTTCCACGCCGCATTCAGCCACGCACGCACGCATCTGACGCTGGACAGCATGATCGAGAACACGCTTTCCGTTTATCAAGAACTCATCTGACCCGCTACGCATGCAACGCGAAACAACGATCGTCAAATTCCTCAGCCGCCTCAACCCGGCCGAGTGGCAACGCTATTTCAGCAACGCAAGGATGCGATGGGGCAACTGCCAATTCACCTTCGAACGCGATGCGGACACCTACGATTGGCTCGTCGTCTATGACGATCTGCCGCCGCATGCGGGACAAAACCGCAAGCAGGCGCTCGAACACGTGCGCAGCCATCCGCACAACACCGTGCTGATCACGACCGAGCCGGAATCCATCAAGACATACGGCAA
This region of Thauera sp. JM12B12 genomic DNA includes:
- a CDS encoding glycosyltransferase, with product MNITIVMAGYGEGGLEKHVVELANGLMRHKNGIQVSVIADPMYGARFAQGVTFMPFAFSSSRRNPIALFRLWRTMRRTRPDIVHAHGNKAASMVGRLLPLLKVRSVATLHSRKKNVRMFHAFERVIAVSQVSTVNVAHPAVRIVYNGVALPDGHAMASDEAWHHAPRGKRVIAVGRLVPVKGFDLLIEAWRTIDASLLILGEGFERPRLEQLIVSNGLSDRVRLAGHQCDVLPYMRSADLMVISSRYEGCPYVLIEALQHDLPVVSTRVGVMPELLPAQALCDVEDPGSLAGTIKSALKDSGAFRAQFHAAFSHARTHLTLDSMIENTLSVYQELI